From the genome of Pseudonocardia sp. EC080619-01:
CGGGATGGCGGGGCGGCTCCCCGGCGTTGAGTCCGGCGTGGAGCAGCGGACGGACGTGGTCGTGATCGGCGCCGGGCAGGCGGGGCTGTCCGCGGCGGCCGGGCTGCGGCGCGGCGGGCTGGAGCCCGGCCCCGGGTTCGTCGTGCTCGACGGCGAGGACGGCCCCGGCGGCGCGTGGCGGCACCGCTGGCCGACGCTGCGGATGCGCACGGTCAACGGGATCCACGACGTCGCCGGCGTCCGGTCCGGGTTCGACGACCCGGGTGCCGATCCCGACCGGCCCGCCCGGGAGGCGGTCCCCGGCTACTTCGCCGCGATCGAGCGGGCCTGGGACCTGCAGGTGGTGCGCCCGGTCCGGGTGCACGCGGTGCGCGACGCGGACGACGTGGCCGGCCGGGACGGGGAGCTCACCGTCGGGACCGACGCCGGCACCTGGACGGCCCCGCACCTGATCAACGCGACCGGCACCTGGACGCGGCCGTTCGTGCCGTCCTACCCGGGCGCCGGGACGTTCCGCGGGACCGCCCTGCACGCCCGCGACCACACCGGCCCGGAGGCGATGGCCGGGAAGCGGGTCGTCGTGGTGGGCGGCGGGATCACCGCGGTGCAGCTGCTCCTGGAGATCGCCCCGTACGCGGCGTCGACGACCTGGGTGACGCGGCGCGAGCCGGTCTGGCACGAGGGGCCGTTCGACGCCGGGCACGGCCGCGCCGCCGTCGCGCTCGTGGAGGAGCGGGTGCGGGCCGGGCTGCCGCCCCGCAGCGTCGTCGGCGTCACCGGGCTGGGCCTGACGCCGGAGGTCCGGGCCGGGATCGCGAGCGGCGTGCTGCGCAGGCGGCCGATGTTCGCCCGCATCACCCCCGACGGCGTGACCTGGGACGACGGCACCCACGAGGCCGCCGACGTCCTGCTGTGGGCGACCGGGTGGCGGCCCGCGACCGGGCACCTCGCGCTGCTGCGGCTCCGGTCGCCGGGTGGCGGGATCCGGCTGGGTGAGCCGCTGGACACGACCGTCGTCGCCGACCCGCGGGTGCACCTGGTCGGCTACGGGCCGTCGGCGAGCACGATCGGCGCGGACCGGGCGGGCCGGGCCGCCGCCCGCGCGGTGCTGGCCGGGCTGCGCGACCGGGACAGCGCGGCCGCCTGAGCCGTCACTCCCGCCGTTCCCGGCTGAGCAGCCGGTACTCGCGCAGCACCAGCACGATGATCGCGACGTCGAGCGCGGCGAGGAACGGCAGCAGCAGCGACCCGGTGTGCCAGGCGTGCACCAGCTCGTAGACCACGAACAGCGACAGCACGACGATCGCGGGCGGGTACGCCGGCTGCCACTTGCGCAGCAGCGCCCCCACCAGCGCCAGCTTGATCGCCCCGTGCAGGGCGAGGTAGACGACGGCGAAGGTGCGGTCGCCGCCGGCGAACGCGTCGGTCCCGGCGACGAGGTGCCGCGCCAGGGTGCCGTCCGGCGGCCCGACGAGGTCGCGGGCGAGGATCCGCGCCACCACGTGGTGCAGCCAGTCCCCGGACACCAGCAGCAGCGCGACCGCGGCCAGCAGCTCGGCCGCGCCGTCGACACCCTTGACCACCAGGGCGATCCGGAACAGCCGCTCGGTCCACCGGGCCTGCTCGGCCGCCGGTCGTGTCATGGCGCGACCCTAGACCGGCCCGGTCGCGTTGCAGAACGCAACCGACCGTCGTGATCTCGTGAGCGAGTGACCCGCCCCGGAGCGCTCCGGGGCGGGTGGTGCCGGTCAGTCGGTGCGGACCTCGGCGCCGTCCTGGCTCCAGCGGGTGTGGAACTTGCCGTCGGCGTCGATGCGCTCGTAGGTGTGCGCGCCGAAGTAGTCGCGCAGGCCCTGGATCAGGTTCGCCGGGCCCCGCTCGCGGCGGTAGCCGTCGTAGTAGGACAGGCTGGAGGAGAACGCGGGGATCGCGACGCCGTTCTCGGTCGCGGTCACCACGACCCGCCGCCACGCGTCCTGCGCCGCGCCGACGGCCTCGGTGAAGTACGGGACCATCAGCAGGTTGTCGAGGTCCGGGTGGGTCTCGTAGGCCTCGGTGATCCGGTTGAGGAACTGCGCGCGGATGATGCAGCCGCCGCGCCAGATCCGGGCCATCGCACCCAGGTCGAGGTCCCAGCCGTTCGCCTGCGACGCGGCCCGCATCTGCGCGAAGCCCTGCGCGTAGGCGACCACCTTCGACGCGTAGAGCGCCTGGCGGACGTCCTCGACCAGCTGGTCGACGTTCGCGGTGCGCTGCTGCGCCGGCCCGGCCAGCGTCGTCGACGCGGCCTTCCGCTCGTCACGCAGCGCCGACAGCGTCCGGGCGAACACGGCCTCGGTGATGCCGGTCAGCGGGACGCCGAGGTCGAGCGCGTCGATCGCCGTCCACCGGCCGGTGCCCTTCTGCTCGGCCTGGTCGGTGATGACGTCGACCAGCGGCGTGCCGGTCTTCTCGTCGGTCTTCGCGAGCACGATGCCGGTGATCTCGATGAGGAACGACTCGAGGTCACCGGTGTTCCACTGCTCGACGATCTTGCCGATCTCCGGCGCCGAGAGCCCGCCGACGTGACTGAGCAGGTCGTAGGCCTCGGCGATGAGCTGGATGTCGGCGTACTCGATGCCGTTGTGCACCATCTTGACGTAGTGCCCGGCCCCGCCCGGCCCGACGTGCGTGCAGCACGGGGTGCCGTCGACCTCGGCGGCGATCGCGGTGAGGATCTCGGAGACCTCGCCGTAGGCCTCCACCGGCCCGCCGGGCATGATGCTCGGCCCGTTGAGGGCGCCCTCCTCGCCGCCGGAGACGCCGATCCCCATGAACCGCAGCCCGCGCTCGGCGCAGTAGGCGGCGCGGCGGTCGGTGTCGGGGAAGTGCGAGTTGCCGGCGTCGATGATGATGTCGCCGGAGTCGAGCAGCGGCGCGAGCTCGTCGATGACGGCGTCCACCGGCTTGCCGGCCTTCACCATGACGACGATCTTGCGCGGCGTCTCCAGCGCGTCGACGAACTCCTGCAGCGACTCGGCACCGGTGAAGGAGCCCTCGTGGCCGTAGTCCTTCATGAACTCGGTGGTCTTCGACGTGGTGCGGTTGTGCACCGCCACCCCGAACCCGCGGCGGGCCATGTTGCGGGCGAGGTTCGCCCCCATCACCGCCAGCCCGGTGACCCCGATCCGGCTCTTCTCCGCCATCGAACTCCTCCGTCTCGCTCTGCCGTGTGCGTGCGTCGCGCGCGATACCCCCGCGCGAGCCGCGGACCGGGCACCATCCTGGCCCTTCCGGCGTCCGCCGCGCGCGGTGCGTCCGCTGTCCCCTTGGTCACGGCGGTCATCGGCCGCGGAGGAACTCCAGCAGGAGCCGGCCCGCCTCCTCCGGTGCCTCCTGCGGGATCCAGTGCCCGGCGCCCTCGACGAGCGCGAACCGGAAGTCCTCGACGAACTCCGACGAGCGCCGCATCTGCCCCTCGGTCAGCGCCATGTCGCCGTCGCTCCACACCCCGAGGACCGGGACCCGGACCGGTGGCACCTGCGGGATCTCGGTGGCCACGAACGTCGCCGGGTCCACGTTGGCGCGGTACCACTCCAGCGACGCGGTCAGCGCACCCGGCCGGGACAGGTCGGCGATCTGCTGCGCGGGCAGCGGGTGCCCCTCCGGGAACGACGCCTGGGCCCAGGCCCGGAGGAACTGCCAGTCGTGCGCGGGCAGCACCTCCTCGGCGACGCCCGGGAACTGGAACCACAGCATGTACCAGGACATCGCCTTCTGCCCGAACCCGGCCGTCGCGAACGCGGCGGGGTGCCCGACGGAGAACGCGGCGTAGCGGGTCACCCGGTCCGAGGCGAGCGTCAGCGTCCACCCCAGCACCGCGCCCCAGTCGTGCCCGGCGAGGGCGAAGCGGTCGATCCCGAGCGCGTCGGCGACGCCGAGGACGTCCGCCCGGAGCGCCTTCATCCGGTAGTGCTCGGTCCCCTCCGGCCGGTCCGACTCGCCGAACCCGCGCAGGTCGGGCACGACGACCCGGTAGCCGGCCGCCGCGAGGACCTCGGCCTGGGGCTCCCACAGCGTCGCCCGGTCCGGCCAGCCGTGCAGCAGGACGACGACCTCGCCCGGCCCACCGGTGTCGTGCACCGACAGGGTGGTCTCGGGCCGGGTCGTGCCGGGGACGGTGATCCGCTGCGGTGCGGGGAGGGCCATGCGTCGCTCCTGGTGGATGTCCGGGACCTGTCCCCCGCACGCTAGGCGGTGATCGCCGGCGCGGGGCACCGCGGCCGGATCCCGGTTCGTGGGACCGCCCCGGCGCGGGGTGCCGGGCCGATCGAGAATGGGCCCATGGCCCGCAGCGACGCGATCGGACCGCCGGGTGCGGGCGGACAGGCCGACGACAGCGGCGCGGAGGGCGGGCGCAGCGGGCTGGTCGGCACGATCGGGCTGGTCGGCGGCGTCGTCGGCGGTCTGATCGGCGGCGGGAGCGGGGTGCTGTTCGTCCCGGCGCTCGACCGGTTCACCCGGATGTCGCGGGCCCGGATCCACGGCACGTCGACGATCGCCAACATCGGCGTGTGCGTCGCGGGGGCCGCCGCCTACGCGGCCGGTGGCGGGGTGCTGGACCTGCGGGCCGGCGTCGGACTGATCATCGGCGGCACGGTCGGCGGGCTGGTCGGGCCGGCGCTGCTGGCGCGGGCGTCGGAGACCCTGCTGCGCGTCCTGCTGATCGGGATCCTCCTGCTCACGGCCGTGAAGCTCACCGTCGACGCGCTCGCGCTCCCCCTGTTCGACGGTGCGCTCGTGCCGCAGGAGCTGATCGACGACCCGTGGTTCCTGTACCCGGTGACGACGGCCGTCGGGCTGGTCATCGGCGCGTGGGCCGGGGCGATGGGGCTCGGCGGCGGGCTGCTCGCGGTGCCCGCGATGGTGCTGCTGTTCGGGACCGACCTGCACGTCGCCGCGGGGACGTCGCTCCTGATGTTCATCCCGAACTCGATCGTCGGCACGGTCGTGCACCTGCGCCAGGGGACGGCGTCGGGCCGGTGGGGGCGGCTGCTCGCGGTGACGGCGGCCCCGGGGACGGTCGCCGGGGCGGCGCTGGGGCTGTCGCTCGACGCCGTCGTGCTCGGGCTGGTGTTCGGGACGTTCGCGACGGCGATGGCGGTCCGGGAGATCGTCCAGCTGCTGCGCACACGTGCGTGAGGGGGCGCGGAGGCGCTACCATGAAGGGTGCGACCTGACGAAGACATCGTAGCTCCGCGCTTTCAGCATACCACGGATGGGAAGAGTGTGAACAGAGCCCTCGCCGACCAGGAACTGACCGCGGAGACCGGGCAGGTCCGCGCACTGCACGCACTGCTCGCCACCGAGCTCGCGGAGGCGACGGCCCGCGCACGCGGCGGCGAGGCCGCACCGACCGGTGAGGAGCTCAGCGCCCGCTGGGAGCGGGACGTCTCGGTGCACCGCTGGTCGGAGCGGGTCACGGCGCTCAAGGCCGCCCGGGCGGGGCTGTGCTTCGGGCGCCTCGACCACACCGGCGGGGAGGCGACCTACGTCGGCCGGATCGGGCTCACCGACCCGGCCGACGGGGAGAGCGCGCTGGTCGACTGGCGGGCGCCGGCGGCCCGGCCGTTCTACTGCGCCACCCCCGTCACCCCGCTCGGGGTGACCCGGCGGCGGCACTTCCGCATCGCCGGTACCGCCCCCGACGAGCGCGTCGCGTCGTACAACGACGACGTCCTGGACCGCTCGGCCCTGGCCGGGACCGACGCCCGGTCGGCGTCGGACCCGGCGCTGCTCGCCGCACTGAACGCGCCCCGCGGATCGCAGATGCGCGATATCGTGACGACCATCCAGGCCGAGCAGGACGAGATCATCCGGCTCCCGCTGGCGGGCACCGCGGTGATCGAGGGCGGCCCGGGCACCGGCAAGACCGCCGTCGCGCTGCACCGGGTCGCCTACCTGCTCTACGCGCACCGCGACCGGCTGGCCCGCAGCGGTGTGCTCGTCGTCGGGCCGAGCGCCGGGTTCGTGCACTACGTCGGCGGGGTGCTCCCGGCGCTGGGTGAGTCGGCCGTGGTGTTCACGACGCCCGGCCAGCTGCGGCACGGCGTCGTCGCGGGCGCCCTCGACCCGCCGGAGGTCGCGCGCACCAAGGGCGACCTCGCGATGGTGGACGTGCTGCGCCGCGCGGTCGCCGACCGGCAGGAGCTGCCGGGCGGCCGGATCGCGATCGAGCTCGACGACGTCACCGTCGAGATCGACGACGCCATGGTCGCGGAGGCCCGGCGGCGGGCACGGGCCACCGGGTCGGCCCACAACGTCGCCCGCGTGACGTTCCGCGACGCGCTCGGCGGTCTGCTCGTGGACCAGGGCCTGGAGGCGCTCGGCGCGAGCCTGGAGGACCCGCCCGAGGTCGCCGAGCTCCTCGCCGGGCTCGGCGACCTGCCGGAGATCGAGCCGGCCGGCGCGGCGGAGGTGTCGGCGGAGATGCGGCAGGGGCTGCGCGCGAACCTGCGCTCGGAGCCCGGCTTCCACGCGGCCGTCGAGCAGCTCTGGCCGGTGCTGACACCGGAGCGGGCGCTCGCCGACCTCTACGCGTCGCGGCGGCGCCTCGCGGCGGCGGCCGGCGGGACCGACCTCACCGGCCTGCACCGCGCCGCGGGCGCACCGTGGACGGTGGCCGACGCACCGCTGCTCGACGAGCTCGCCGAGCTGCTCGGGGACCCGCCCGGTGCGGCGGCCACCGCCGAGGAGCCGGACGGGCGCTACGCGGCCGACGTCCTGTCCATCCTGGAGTCCGCCGACCGCGACCTCGCCGGTGAGGACGCCGACGAGCTGCGCCCGACCGACTTCGTGACCTCCGACGTCCTGGCCGGACGGCACGTGGCCGGGATCGGTGGGACGGTCGCCGAGCGGGCCGCGGCCGACCGGGACTGGCGGTTCGGGCACCTCGTCGTCGACGAGGCGCAGGAACTGTCCGCGATGGACTGGCACGTCCTGCTGCGCCGGTGCCCGTCGCGCTCGATCACCGCGGTCGGCGACCTCGCCCAGCGCAGCGCACCCGCCGGGGCCCGCAGCTGGACCGACGTGCTCGCCCCGCACCTCGACGACCGGTGGACGCACCGCACGCTCACGGTGAACTACCGGACCCCCACCGAGATCATGGACCCGGCGGCCGAGGTCCTGGCGTCGTTCGCGCCCGGGCACCGGCCACCGGACTCGGTGCGGGAGACCGGCGAGCACCCGTGGGACCGCACGGTCCCCGCGGCCGGCCTCGCCGACGCGGTGCGGGAGGCGGTCGAGGCCGAGGCGGCCCGGCTCGACGACGGGACCGTCGCGGTGATCGCCGCCGACACCACCGGTCTCGACGATCTCCCGGCGCAGGTGCACACACCGGTGTCGGCGAAGGGCCTGGAGTTCGACGCCGTCGTGATCGTCGATCCGGAGCGCGTCCGGGCCGGGAACCCGGCCGATCTCTACGTGTCGATGACCCGGGCGACCCGGCGGCTCGGGCTGCTGCGCCCGGCGGACTGAGCGGCCCGGGCCGGGCGGCGGAGGATCAGAACGCGGGCCAGGGGATCGCCGGCCCGAACCCGTCCGGCCCGGGGAAGTGCGGCTCGGCGAGGAGGTGGTCGATGCGGGAGCGCAGCGCGGCCACCTCCCGCCGGGTGACGTGCTCCCCCAGCGTGTCGGCGAAGTCCCCGGCGAGACGGGATCGCAGCTCCTTGAGCTGCGCGGTGCGCTCCTCGCCGATGCCGTCGCCGATCCAGCCCCACAGCACCGTCCGCAGCTTGGGCTCGGTGTGCAGGGTGAGACCGTGGTCGACGCCGTAGACGCCGCCGTCACCGGCGACGATGACGTGCCCGCCCTTGCGGTCGGCGTTGTTCACGACGACGTCGAACACCGCCATCGCGCGCAGCTGCGGGTGGTCGGCGTGCACGAGGACGACCGGGTCACCGGCGCCGTCACGGGCACGCAGCACCGGCAGCCAGCCGCCCGGCACGTCGCCGGGCTCGCACAGCTCCACCAGCGACTCCGACGCCAGGTGGAGGGTCTGCTCGTCGAGCTCCCCGTCGAGCTCGTCGCCCTCCGAGCCCGGGTCGGTCAGCGCGCTCTCGTCGCCGGACGACACCCAGGCCTGCACCATTCCCGGCCCGAACGGGGCCTCCTCCCGGAGCACCGTCGGCGGCACGACGTTCAGCCCGGAGACCTCGGACACCAGGTAGGCGCCGACCTCGCGCCCGGCGAGCGTGCCGTCCGGGAAGTCCCAGAGCGGGCGCTCCCCGCGGACCGGCTTGTAGACGCAGCGCAGCTCGGTCCCGTCGAGCGTGACGGTGCCGAAGAGGGTGGCGTTGGACGCGTCGACCATCCGTCCGGTGACCTCGAGCCGCCCCCGGTCGAGGATCTCGAGCACGGCCGGGTCGCGGAGTCCGGGAGCCGGGCTCACTCGACCCTGCTCACTCGGAGGACCCGGCCACGGGGTTGCGGTCGTGGTAGCCGTTCAGCCGGACGCAGACGTGGCCCTCGGGGTCGAGCGGCTCGGCACACAGCGGGCACGGCGCGCGACCCGCGCCGACGACCTTCTCGGCCCGGTCGGCGAACGCCTTCGCCGCGTTCGGTGAGAGGAACACGCGCAACGCGTCCGGCCCCTCCTCGGTGTCGTCGAGGACGACCGACTCGTCGATCTCCTCCTCCGACACCGCGAGGAGCTCGACGACGATCGAGCTGGAGTCCGCGTCCCACCCCAGGCCCATCGTGCCGACCCGGAACTCCTCCTCGAGCGGGACGTTCAACGGGTCGTTGTCGGAGCCCGGCGTCTCGTCGCCCTCGGGGAGGTTCTCCTCGCCGAAGCGCTTGGACACCTCGCCGAGCAGCGCGGTGATCCGCTCCGCCAGCACCGAGACCTGCTGTTTCTCGAGCAGCACGCTGATCGTGCGCGAGCTCTCGATCGCCTGCAGGTAGAAAGCGCGGTCGCCGGGTTCACCGACGGTGCCGGCCACGAAGCGGTCCGGGCGGCGGAAGACGTGGATGACGCGTGCCATGACCCTTCCCAGGGTAGGCGAGACGGGAACCGGGGGCATCCCCACCGTCGGCCGACAGCGCTGTCACCAGGAACGATGGGAGAAGGATCACCTTACCTCACGCGTTGGTCGCGCCTCCGACCACCGCGTCCGACGACGGCTTCTCCTCCGCCGGCCTGGGGATCAGGCTCGCCACGTCGCCGGACTGCTCGTTCATCCGCGCGACGAACGGGCGCAGCTGGGTGTAGGCGACGACGCTCACCGAGCAGGTGTCGACGACGATCCGCTGGAAGTTGTCGAGGTGGCAGGCGAGCGCGTCGGCCAGTACCGCCTTGATGACGTCGCCGTGGCTGCACGCGAGCACGATGGCGTCGTCGCCGTGCTCGGCGCGCACCCGCGCGACGTGCCTGCGGACGCCCGCGACCGCCCGGGCCTGCATGCCGGCGAGCGACTCGCCGTCCGGGAACACCGCCGCCGACGGGTGGGCCTGGACGACCTTCCACAGGTCCTCCGAGGTCAGCTCGGAGATCTTCCGGCCGGTCCACGAGCCGTAGTCGACCTCGGCCAGGTCGTCCTCGACGACGGGCTCCAGCCCGCGGGCGGCCGCCAGCGGCGCCACGGTCTCCCGGCAGCGGGTCAGCGGCGAGGTGACCACGGAGGCGATCGGCAGGTCGGCGAGCCGGTCGACGACCTTCGCGGCCTGCTCGCGGCCACGGTCGTCGAGCTCGACCCCGGGGGTGCGCCCGGCCAGCACCCCGGCGGTGTTCGCCGTGGAGCGCCCGTGCCGCAGCAGGATCAAGGTCGTCACGCGGGCGAGGCTACGTGACGTGCGCGGACCGGGGCGGGAGCCCCGGGCCCGCTCAGGTCGCGGAGACCGCCCCGATCGCCAGCGCCGCCAGCAGGGCGACACCCAGCGCGATCCGGTACGCCACGAAGACGTAGACGGTGTTGTTCTGCACGAACCGCAGCAGCCACGCGATGACCGCGTAGCCGACGACGAAGGCGATCACGACGGCGACGACCATCTGGGCCGCCGACGGTCCGTCGCCCGCGAACACGTCGGGCAGCGTGAACAGGCCCGCACCGAACACCGACGGGATCGCCAGCAGGAACGAGTACCGGACGACCGCCGGCCGGGTCAGGCCGAGCGCCAGTCCCGCGGTGATCGTGCCCCCGGACCGGGAGACCCCCGGGACCAGCGCCATGGCCTGCGCGAACCCGAGCACGATGCCGTCCCGCCAGGTGATCTTCTCGATCGGTTTGCGCTGCTTCCCGAACCGTTCGGCCAGGCCGAGCAGGATCCCGAAGACGACCAGCATCGTCGCGACCAGCCACAGGTTCCGTGCCACGGTCTCGACCTGGTCCTTGAGCAGCACGCCCAGGACGGCGATCGGGATCGAGCCGACGATCACCAGCCAGGCCAGCCGGTAGTCGTCGGTCTGGCGGACCTCGGCGTCGCGGAACCCGCGGAGCCAGGTGACGAACAGCCGCCACAGGTCCTTCGCGAAGTACACGATCACCGCGGCCTCGGTCCCCAGCTGGGTCACCGCGGTGAAGGCGGCCCCGGGATCGCTGTTGAAGAACACCTCGGACGTGATCCGGAGGTGCCCGGACGACGACACGGGCAGGAACTCGGTGAGTCCCTGGATGAGGCCGAGGACGATCACCTCGAGCCAGCTCATCGGCGCCCCCGGACGAGGGGCACCGGCTGCAGTGCGGCCTGATCGGTCACGGGCCGTCACCGTACGCGTGGAGACGGGGGTCACTACGCGCGCCCTCGACGGTGGCGGGGGTGAACCCGCCTAGGCTCGGGGACCGTGCTGAGCAGACCGGTGGGCGCCAGCGGCCTGGAGGTGTCCCGGGTCGGGCTGGGCACGATGACGTGGGGCGAGGACACCTCGCCCGCGGAGGCGGCGGAGCAGCTGCGGGTCTTCGTCGACGCCGGCGGCACCCTCGTCGAGACCGCCGACGACTACGGCGGCGGCGCGGCCCAGCAGGTGCTCGGCGGGCTGCTGCGCCGGACGGTCCCCCGGGACGACCTCGTGATCGCCGGGCGGGGCAGCACGGCCGGCACGGCGGGGCCGGGCGGGCGGGCGTCCCGGGCCACGCTGCTGCGCTCGCTGGACACGACCCTGCGCCGGCTCGGCGTCGACCATCTCGACCTGTGGCAGTTCCCCGGCTGGGACCCGCACGTCCCGCTGGACGAGATGCTGTCCGCGGTGCAGGTGGCGGTCTACTCGGGCCGGGTCCGCTACACCGGGCTGGTCGCCCCGCAGGGCTGGCAGCTCGCCACGGTGGCCGGTGCCGCGGCGGGCGGGCCGGACCCGGCCGTGTGCCGGCCGGTGTCGACCCAGGTGGAGTACTCGCTGCTGGCGCGGGAGCCGGAGGCGGAGCTGCTGCCCGCGGCCCGGCACCACGGACTGGGGATCCTCGCGTGGGCCCCGCTGGGCCGCGGGGTGCTGACCGGCAAGTACACCGACGGCACCCCGGCCGACTCGCGCGGCGCGAGCACGCTGCTGGCCTCCTACGTCGAGGCCCGCCGCACCGAGCACTCCGCGCGGATCGTGCAGTCGGTGCTGACCGCGGCCGACGGGCTCGGGACGTCCCCGCTCGTCGTCGCCCTGACCTGGGTGCGCGACCGGACCGGGGTGGCGAGCGCCGTCGTCGGTGCGCGGGACGCGGCGCAGCTGCTGGCCTCGCTCGCGGCGGAGGACGTGACCCTGCCCGCCGAGATCCGGACCGCACTCGACGACGTGAGCGACCCCGTCCGGTGACGTGACGCGGCCCGCAGGCCCCGGGGATGCGGGACGTTCGTGGTGGCCGGGGACCGAGCTGCATGCCTATCGTGGTCACGCCAGCACCACCCGCCGTTCACCCGGCGGGCGGCGCCGTGACAGCGCGACCGGGAGGCACGGATGGCGGAGAGCGGACCGGAGGAGTCGGCAGCCGAAGGGAATCGGTACGCCGGGACTCGGGACGGCGAGGGCTGGATCGACGACCGGTACGAGTACCGCCCCGTGCGGATCGACGGCGACGTCCCCCGGTTGACGGCCGCGGTCCGGCTCGCCATCCAGGCCGAGTTCTCCGGCTGGGAGCTCTCCCGGCTGCGCCTCTACCCGGGCGGGGTGCGCAAGGTGGTCCTCCGGCGGAGGATCAGCCACGCGCACGGGCTCCTGCCCGAGCCGACGTTCTGAGCCTCAGCCGCCGTACGGCACCGTGATGATCTCCAGCAGGTGCCCGGACGGGTCCTCGAAGTAGATCCCGCGCCCGCCGTCGTTCGTGTTGACCTCGCCCGGACGGGACCGGCCCGGGTCCGCCCAGTACTGCTGGCCGCGGTCCCGGATCCGGCCGAACGCGGCGTCGAACTCCGCGTCGGAGACCAGGAACGCATAGTGCTGGGAGACGACGTCGGCGCCCGGGCCGGCGTCGAGGTAGTCGAGACTCACGCCGTTCGCGGTCTCGACGACTCGGAACGGGCCGAACGGCTGCGGCTCCGGCAGCGCGAGGACCGCGGCCAGGTACGCGGCACCGGCCCGCTTGTCGTGCGAGTGGACGATGGTGTGGTTCAGCTGTGCCATGCCGGAGAGCCTGCGACCTGAACCTCGGTCGAGGTCAAGGGGCCGTTCCCCGGCGGGTCCCGCTCAGTGGTCCTGCCAGCCGATCTCCGGCGGCTTCCCCGCGCCCTTCGGGCTCGGCACCCCGCGGAACCCGTACGGCGCAGGCTCCCGCCCCGGCTGCACGAACCAGCACTCCCCCGGCTCGCCCCGCTCGAGGATGTCCTCGATCCCGCCCGCGACGTCGTCCGCGGTCAGCATCGGGAACTCCCCGAACCGGTCGCGCACCCGCGCGATCAGCGGGGTGTCGGCGAAGCCGGGGCAGACCGCGTTCACCCGGATCCCCTCCGGCGCGAGCGTCGGCGCGGCGGACCGGACGTAGCCGACGACGGCGTGCTTCGTCGCCGTGTACAGCGCGTCGCCGGGCATCCCGACCAGCCCCGCCAGCGACGACGTCGCCACCACGTGCCCGCCGCCCGCCCGGCGCAGCGCCGGGACGGCCGCGGCCAGCCCGAACACGACGTGGTCGAGGTTGACCCCGAGGATGCGCCGGTAGTCGTCCAGGTCGAGGTCCTCGATGCCGGACTGGCCCGCGGTCACACCGGCGTTGAGGAGGACGACGTCGAGCCGGCCGAACCGGTCCTCCGCCGCGGCGACGGCGGCCGGCATCGCCCCGGGATCGGTGACATCCGCGCCGATCGCCAGACCGTCCGACCGGCCGGCGACGGCCGCGGCCGCGTCGGCGTCCCGGTCCACCACGACGATCCGTGCCCCCGCCGCCACCAGCCGGTCCACCGCCGCCGCGCCGATGCCCGACGCGCCGCCGGTGACCAGGGCGACCCTGCCCGAAAGATCCATGACGGCCACCCTGCCCCATGCGGACCACCCGCCGGAAGCGGCCCGGCCTCTCGTCCGGGCGGGAGCGTGCTGCGATCGTGCGGGGATGGAGGACCACGCGATCGCGGACGACGGCACCGCCCTGCACGT
Proteins encoded in this window:
- a CDS encoding VOC family protein, producing MAQLNHTIVHSHDKRAGAAYLAAVLALPEPQPFGPFRVVETANGVSLDYLDAGPGADVVSQHYAFLVSDAEFDAAFGRIRDRGQQYWADPGRSRPGEVNTNDGGRGIYFEDPSGHLLEIITVPYGG
- a CDS encoding SDR family oxidoreductase; this encodes MDLSGRVALVTGGASGIGAAAVDRLVAAGARIVVVDRDADAAAAVAGRSDGLAIGADVTDPGAMPAAVAAAEDRFGRLDVVLLNAGVTAGQSGIEDLDLDDYRRILGVNLDHVVFGLAAAVPALRRAGGGHVVATSSLAGLVGMPGDALYTATKHAVVGYVRSAAPTLAPEGIRVNAVCPGFADTPLIARVRDRFGEFPMLTADDVAGGIEDILERGEPGECWFVQPGREPAPYGFRGVPSPKGAGKPPEIGWQDH